CTTTCCAACCCACATAATTTCAGCAGTACAAACTAGTGGGCAGTGTAAGGACACTCTCATAAATTTCTGACAGTTGTAATTTTGAGAACAAGCAAGGACACCCCATGGGGTCAGTGAGGGTAGAAATTGCAACCAACTTTAAATTACATAGAAgacaattttattaaaataattttaaaagaattttgagGTTGGAACCAGTCCTGCTCCTTTTGAAATCTCATCGAATCCAGCTGTGTCCCATGAGACATAGTCTGCTATCTACCACCATTCCTGTTCATCCAGCCAGGGGGAGGGCTCAGCTCCCATGGATGCTGGTAAGGGATGTGGTGACTGGGCTGCCCCTCTCCAAATGCCAGTCTGCAGCCTAGCTGCGTGGATGCTGTAGGGGTTTAAGCAGCAATTCCCTCTGCAAGGGTTTCTCCCACCATTTGGGGATCTGCCTTATCTTCAAAGACCTTCTCAAGAGCAACTTTGACAGATCCACTGAACCTGGACTTTCTGTAGCTCCCAACTAGGACATAAATAACtggattgctgctgctgttgatggATGCCAGCAACAGGCAGCTCTCCCAGACAAACTTAACATAGACAAAGAAGTTGAGGAAGATCTGGGCACTGAGTGGGAtggcaaagagaaggaagaagaaaacagcaagGAAGACGACTGTGTACAGCCTGCCCGAGTGATGTTGCCGTGAGCTACGCCTAAGCTTGATGAGCAGGATCACATTGGAAAGAACCATAAAgggagtgaaaaggaaaaaattgaGAAAGCACAAGGTTGCAAGAACCACCCAGCAGGATTTGCAGTGATCCAAATCACACACAAAGTACACAAGCCCAGACAGCACGCAGGCAAGGGCCCAGAGCAGGCCACACACGACTGCTGACAAGAGCTTTGGGCGGTGACATCTGCACCAAAAGGGCCAGAGGACACCCAGACACCTCTCCACGCTGATGGCTGTGAGGAGATACAGGCTAGCGCTGTACGTGAGCAGAACCATGGAGTGAAATGGCAGGAGCACATGCACAAGCTCTGGCTGAAAACAGCTGAGCATGGGGACATGATATATTATGAGGAAAACAGAtgtacagaggagaaaaaaggcaTCTGCAACAGCCAGGTTCAGGAAGTAGACGGTGAAAGGGTTCCTCTTGATGCAGAAACCAAGGAGCCAGAGGATGGCCCCATTCCCAAACAGCCCACACAGGCAGATAAGCAATGTAATGCTATCAATGACAATTTCAGGGATGTGGTCTGCAAAGCCTCCAGTCCTGTTGTGTCCATCCCCACAGACCAGGTTGCTCTCCACAGGAGATGGGGACACTGTAGTCAAATCAAGCACCATGTTGCTGGAATGTCGGTCTATCTTCCTTGCCCTCTTGTACTCACCTGGGAAAAGGGAGGAGATGAAGGGAAAATTAGTGACACTGTCCCAGTACTGTGCTCCTCTGGTCATTCAGTCTTTCCCCAGCTTC
This is a stretch of genomic DNA from Apteryx mantelli isolate bAptMan1 chromosome 4, bAptMan1.hap1, whole genome shotgun sequence. It encodes these proteins:
- the LOC106493394 gene encoding mas-related G-protein coupled receptor member H-like, translated to MTSGRVFAWQSFKSSCASLTETTGVCRSGPSRLCKESALAWIPHVPGEYKRARKIDRHSSNMVLDLTTVSPSPVESNLVCGDGHNRTGGFADHIPEIVIDSITLLICLCGLFGNGAILWLLGFCIKRNPFTVYFLNLAVADAFFLLCTSVFLIIYHVPMLSCFQPELVHVLLPFHSMVLLTYSASLYLLTAISVERCLGVLWPFWCRCHRPKLLSAVVCGLLWALACVLSGLVYFVCDLDHCKSCWVVLATLCFLNFFLFTPFMVLSNVILLIKLRRSSRQHHSGRLYTVVFLAVFFFLLFAIPLSAQIFLNFFVYVKFVWESCLLLASINSSSNPVIYVLVGSYRKSRFSGSVKVALEKVFEDKADPQMVGETLAEGIAA